A single genomic interval of Hafnia alvei harbors:
- a CDS encoding ABC transporter substrate-binding protein encodes MHLFRITALSALIASGFVSAQAAQVPAGAVLAEKQEIVRHIKDEPASLDPAKVVGLPEAQVARDLFEGLVNQGADGKPTPGVAQSWKTTDNKRYVFKLRENARWSNGEPVTAYDFVYSWQRLVNPKTLSPFAWFAQMAGIANAEGIISGQVPVQKLGVAAPDSHTLVVQLNKPVPFFVNLLANFSLFPVPQKTIERYGNDWTKPENLVGNGAYAMQERVVNEKIVLKPNPYYWDRKNTVLTKVTFIPINQESAATKRYLAGDIDITESFPKNMYHKLMKDIPEQVYTPDQLGTYYYAFNTQKAPLNDARVRRALSYAIDRQIIAEKVLGTGEKPAYHLTPDVTAGFEPIPLAIQKMTQAERNKQAKAWLKEAGYGPNKPLKLTLLYNTSENHQKIAIAVASMWKKALGAQVKLTNQEWKTYIDSRNTGKFDVVRASWVGDYNEASTFLTLLTSSHSGNIAKFNSPGYDKLLKQASEETDAGKRNADYAQAEQILADQAPIAPIYQYTNGRLIKPWVKGYPITNPEDVAYSQTMYIIKH; translated from the coding sequence ATGCATCTTTTTCGTATTACTGCATTATCCGCATTGATTGCTTCGGGGTTCGTTTCTGCGCAGGCCGCGCAGGTTCCTGCGGGAGCCGTATTGGCTGAAAAACAAGAGATTGTTCGTCATATTAAAGATGAACCTGCTTCGTTAGATCCGGCAAAAGTGGTGGGATTACCTGAGGCGCAGGTGGCGAGAGATCTGTTTGAAGGGTTGGTTAATCAGGGCGCAGACGGTAAACCGACGCCGGGTGTGGCCCAGAGCTGGAAAACAACCGATAACAAACGCTATGTGTTTAAACTGCGGGAGAACGCCAGGTGGTCGAACGGTGAGCCGGTAACGGCCTATGATTTTGTTTATAGCTGGCAGCGTTTAGTCAATCCTAAAACGCTGTCGCCGTTTGCTTGGTTTGCTCAAATGGCGGGGATCGCCAACGCTGAAGGCATTATTAGCGGTCAAGTGCCGGTACAAAAGTTAGGTGTTGCTGCGCCAGATTCGCATACGCTGGTGGTACAGCTGAACAAGCCGGTGCCGTTCTTTGTAAACCTGCTGGCTAATTTTAGCCTGTTCCCCGTACCTCAGAAAACGATTGAAAGATACGGTAACGATTGGACTAAGCCAGAGAATTTGGTGGGCAATGGCGCATATGCCATGCAGGAGCGAGTCGTTAACGAAAAAATCGTGTTAAAGCCTAATCCGTATTATTGGGATCGTAAAAATACCGTTTTAACTAAGGTGACATTTATCCCTATTAACCAAGAGTCGGCGGCAACCAAGCGCTATCTGGCAGGGGATATTGATATCACGGAATCCTTCCCTAAAAATATGTACCACAAATTAATGAAGGATATTCCTGAACAGGTCTATACGCCGGACCAGCTAGGCACCTATTACTACGCGTTTAATACCCAAAAAGCACCGCTCAATGATGCTCGCGTGCGCAGAGCGCTTTCGTACGCCATCGACAGACAGATCATTGCTGAGAAAGTTTTGGGTACCGGCGAGAAGCCTGCCTATCACCTAACGCCGGATGTGACCGCAGGATTCGAGCCTATACCGCTGGCTATCCAGAAAATGACGCAGGCCGAACGCAATAAACAGGCTAAAGCGTGGCTGAAAGAAGCGGGCTATGGGCCGAATAAGCCGTTAAAACTCACCTTGTTGTACAACACCTCTGAGAACCACCAAAAAATTGCGATTGCGGTGGCTTCAATGTGGAAAAAGGCGTTGGGTGCACAGGTAAAACTGACTAATCAAGAGTGGAAAACCTATATTGATAGCCGAAACACCGGCAAATTTGATGTGGTTCGCGCGTCTTGGGTGGGTGACTACAATGAAGCATCGACGTTCTTGACGCTGTTAACATCGAGCCATAGCGGAAATATCGCCAAATTTAACAGTCCCGGATACGACAAGCTGCTAAAACAGGCCAGTGAAGAAACTGACGCAGGTAAACGTAACGCCGACTACGCGCAGGCTGAACAGATTCTGGCCGACCAAGCGCCGATTGCGCCCATCTACCAATATACCAATGGCCGCTTAATTAAGCCTTGGGTGAAGGGGTATCCGATTACTAACCCTGAAGATGTGGCCTACAGCCAGACGATGTACATCATTAAGCACTAG